A genomic segment from Polyangium mundeleinium encodes:
- a CDS encoding response regulator — translation MAETMGGASEMEQTSAFRPRVLIVDDDPDFLAIAEASLEAHGFQVERAKGGLRGVFLATQDVPDAVLCDLRMPGIDGFVVAEALRSDPATQRMALFACTGRRDLSARAKLANSAFDAVLVKPVDWDEAARLLRDAIRAHAHP, via the coding sequence ATGGCGGAGACGATGGGCGGGGCGAGCGAGATGGAGCAGACGAGCGCGTTTCGCCCGCGGGTGCTCATCGTCGACGACGATCCCGACTTCCTCGCGATCGCCGAGGCCTCGCTCGAAGCACACGGCTTCCAGGTCGAGCGGGCGAAAGGCGGCCTGCGCGGCGTCTTCCTCGCCACGCAGGACGTGCCGGACGCCGTCCTGTGTGACTTGCGCATGCCCGGCATCGACGGGTTCGTCGTCGCCGAAGCGCTGCGCTCCGATCCCGCGACCCAACGCATGGCGCTCTTCGCGTGCACCGGGCGCCGTGATCTCTCCGCGCGCGCCAAGCTCGCGAACAGCGCGTTCGACGCCGTGCTCGTCAAGCCAGTCGACTGGGACGAGGCTGCCCGCCTCTTGCGTGACGCCATCCGCGCGCACGCCCACCCGTGA